tttggtcaaAACGGAATACAAacgaaaaaacgaaaaaacagaCGCAACAACACTCAACTGGATTTGTTAGTTTTACTTTAAATTACTTACAATTAAGTTTAATTGCTTTATTGTTTTAGTTTTGTTAGTTAGTTTTGTTAGTAGTTTTGTTCACTTCAACATGCTAAAACTATAGATTGTTAGTATTATGTTACTCGAAAGAGCAATCAAACGCTTCATAACAAAGAGAACGACGAAACAGAACTCAAGGAGGGGGAACTAAACGAATATGAAACAATGAAAAACTGCATGACCAGAGACTAAACTAACAGAAATGTTTAAACAAAGTACTGGATAATGATTCTGTAATTATGTTAGTTATTAGTTTCGTTAGACACTTATCTAGATTGTCGATTGATTGAGTAGAGGAGAGGTGtgttccaaaaaactaactaaAACTGAGAGTAGATCTTGCAAATCAAAATTAAATGAATGCAAAAACCAACGAAACAAAAATCGAATCAACACATGACATTTTGCAAAATAGGTCTAAAGTAAGTTCCAAACTAAAAATAAAGGCAATGAAGGCCTCGTTACGTCGCTTGGGGAATGTGGGAATGTGGGAATGTTTCGGTAGTGCTGCTCTATTTTTGGACTACTTACATGGGCGTGTCTTACGCTCGCTTCCGGCCGCTGTCGTGGCTGAAGTCGGTGTCTTTTTGCGGCTCGCCGGAGGGGCCTGTGAGGCCGACCGTATCTGTCGCTTCGGGGATTCATTCTCAGCAACGCCCGGACCCACCGATTGGGAGCGTGCTGCAGACACATCCCCAACATGGACACACCGAACAAATGAGGATGGTTTCGTTTTCGATTTTtggttgtgtttttgttttgttttgcatttcatttcatttcgtttggtttttatattttttgaaCGATTTTTGTTGTATggttggtggtggtggcggttTGATTGATGATAAAAGTACGGTTTGGTATGTTTTAATTTCAAAAATTCGCATTTTGGCAGAGATGTTCTTATACTTTATGATTTTTGTTCTCTCTACTGGTGAAGTTTTTGTTGGGGTGTGAATTATTGTATAGGAGAATGTGTTCTTTTTTTTACAAGGTACTACAAATAAATACTCATTTAAACCCTCAATTCTGGCAGATTTATGGTCGTAAAGTGAGTTTTGAGTGTAGTAAGATCGCTCGGGTGGTAAATAGTCGGATGTCTAGCGCctaacaaatatttaaaacgATTTCTGACAACCTGTATATCCTGTTGCATACCGCAATCGTAGCCTGAATTCTTATTCAAATTATGGATTAACTTTAGCAAATATACAGCCCCGACTTCAAAGCCATTCCTAGTCACAGTATAAGCTACTTAATCGACAGCTTAACAAACAGATTCCATTTTAAATATAATTTCTTGACTCTTCTAAAGaactatgtacatatataccaATCAATTCCTGTTTACAGTCTCTATGTAATCGAAAAGAAACGCCAGATCTATTCCTTTTCTCTGTCACTTTACAGCACACTTCAAATATCACTTTAATCACATATTGTATTTACAACCAATTGTCAACCTATCATCAGGCATCTGCTAATCAAAAAACAATGAAGCAATATATACACCGATATAGCGATATGAACATGATGGCCACACATCAATGGAAGTAGCCTTAacttaaaaatacaaaaaaaggaCAGAGGCTCCATTACTTACAACCCATGAATGTAAGTATCTGCAAAATGTTCTCTACAGACATGTTTCTTGAATGTATTACATGATTAAAAACTCGTTTTTCAAAGTAAATAGAAATATAAATACTTTAAACAAGGAAACTACATAAAAGTCTGGTGCAGAAAATCTCATAGCCCAACAAGTAGTCTTCGGTGCACACTCGAAAAGGATGAGAAACGAATTCGAATCCTTAGCAAGGAGTGGGATGGAAAATATATATGCAAATCAAATGATGGAAGCATTTGAGCAAACTATGGCAAAAACGGAAATCATAGGATAACAGGGCGTATACTTATTGTTTGGAGCGTGTGTACAATTGTTTGTTCTGTGACAGCTTCTGTGTTGCACTTATGGGATTTGGAATTTCTTTGTGTACATATTTCTATTTTGGCTATGATTAACTTTTCGGTATAGGATGTGTATATATGTCTTCTTCTGAAGTCGAGAGAATAAATAGAAGAGGCAAAAAAAGGAGGGCTACTCACATTTGAGAACCTTCTTGGGACTGCCCTTTTGGGGGCTGCCTTTCTGGGGCGATCCATGCCTGGAAAGGGCTGTCTTCTTGGGGCTACCCCTCTGCGATTCCGACTCCCTCTTGGTTATGGCTGGCATCAGTTTCTCGCGGGTGGGCGAAGGCAGCAGGGCTCCCTCTTCCACATCTGAAAAGGTGCTACCATTAGTGGTTGGAAGAGCAAAAACTAGGGGCTGGACCAACCCGGACCCGTGGTGCGTTCTAAATGGTGGCGTATATTGCTAAAACGTGCTGGCAGTGCTGAAATCTCATCTTTATTATCAACCAAATAGGCTTGACCAGGAACTCGGGGTTTGAGTGGAGTCTTCGGCAATGGCGTTGATTTCTTATTATTTTCCTGATCCTTTTCCTCCTTTGTAATGGGTCTTTGATCAAGGATTTGAAACGGATATTATGTGGTGTACATATAAGGTTCTATTATCAGGTATTACCTATGCACAGTCGAAGCCAAAGATAATGCTGAAAGTGAGCTGCGCCTTGAAACCTGATCCCACAGATCCTTCTGCTTCTTGTACAATTCCGGATCAATCTCCCTGCCCCAGCCACGGCTCTACCAAAGGAAAATCAAGTTTGATTTAAGTAAAATACCTCATGAGAAGTCATTTTCATACCTTATATTCCCCTGCCTTTTTGCGTAGTTCAACCATATCCTTGAACCACAAATCCAAATTCGGTTTAGAGTGCGGCGGATCGGTGCCATTCATGACCACCACTTGGCCGGAATCGGCTCCATGTCCATGCTTATTGTCCACCACATCCTTGAAAGCGGCATCGGTGAAGCCAAAGTTCTCCTTTTTCGTGATAAAGTGATTTATACGCTCGTTATCGTATGCCTGCGAGAATGGACGCGCCTTGTGCTCCACGATGGTCACTTGTCTGCAAAAACACAGCCAAGGGATCATTAGCTTGAGGAAAAACGAGACAATCTTTAAGAAAAGGGGGACAACTGTGCATCTCGATGGCGGTGGCTGCTGACATGCAACACTTTGCAACATGCATGTGGATGAGTGGGAGATTGAGATGTGATGCTGCTGATTTCGGGTAATCGGGTCTACATGAAGAGGACATCATCGAATGAGAATGGCAGAAGCTCTGACGGTCGATTGGGTTTATCTAAAGTGAAGTGAAGTTAAGCAAACGTGTACATACTTCTCGTGCGTTTTTCTATCATCCGTATCGCTAACCAACGGCTCCAACTCATGTAGAGTAGCTGAAAGCACACAGATATGAAATTTAATGCTGCTATCCATACACGATCGAAAGCTTTATACAGATTCATCCTGCATGTACATTAAGATAAtcgaaaatatatatatagtatattcATAGGAGAACTAAAGGTGGAAATAAAGGAGCTTCAGTAAACATtagttttctttttcttttttttgcaaaGTGTCTAAGTTGTTGGAACTCAAGGGAACAAAGTATTAAGGTGATCTCTTATTAATTGTACAGCAAATAAATGAGCCGGAAGCAGCGCCTTGGTGGGTGGGTTAGTGGTTTAGTGGTTCAGTGGTTTCAGTGGTGGGTGGCTTTTACTTTTCGGGTGTCTCTTTGGCAAatgcaaaaaggaaaaactttaaatcaaaatcaaacttgtgtgtgttttgtgtgtgtgtgtgtgggtgttggcattgaaacaaaaaattaaattatatgTCGAAAATGACTTGGTTGAAGCGTGTTTGGCATGGGTTATCCTTCAATTTtgggtttgtttttttttgtttttagaaTATAGAACGAAATTCAAACCAATTTGTTTGTATATTTAATGTATAAATTCGAGTTGAATGCACCTTATTAGTAATATTTTTTTAGTATCTGTAAGCACTACAGCCAATGGGTTTTGTACACTATTTGAAGCTCGTTTCGCTGTAAGCTCAAGGCGTCGCAAGACCAAAGCAGTTTTTGCATTTTGAAGCCACTAATTTTCACTGCGATGCAGATGCACTTAACAATTTAGCAGATATATAGAGTAGAGGAGGGATAAGGTGGTATTTctatttccgtttccgtttgcCTTACCTATGCGCTTGCACTGTAaattttgtttggttttgtttcggtttttggagATTTTTCATGTTAAAGCCCCCTGCCAATATCCCTGACTAAATGAATATATGATATATAGTACGAGTATGTCATGACTGACTGATGGATAGTTTGTTCTTGTGGTATGTGGTATGCTATGAGTCTCTAATAATTCCGTTTCACACATGCAATGAAACTAAGGCCAACAACTCCTATTCCTCGGAACTGAACTGAAAATACTTATAAAAGGTATGTATCGAACAACCTCTGCGGCCGCAACATGCTCCGACTACACTTTTGCTAGTTCATCAATCGATCCATTCATCACGATTAAATTGCATTGATATCCATCCACTCATAATCCATAATTCCTTCTAGTTGAAGCACGTACTCGCATTCGTATTCGAGTTCATTTGGGGACTCATTCAAGGCAATTTATCGCTTAGCATGAATACAaatttatgtgtgtgttttttttatggTTTCGTTAGCACTAATATAaatgaaatttcgttcaacaCTTACGTCAGCTTTTGGCTAAAAAGATATTCTTGAATGTGTTTTTAACTTTTGttttcttcttttctttttttttgttcttttgtaAAGGAATTTAGCATAATTTCGTTCTATATGAAATAGATTTGAAAGACAGTAAAAGTATTTTGCTAACTGCTTGAAACGAAAAAGTAATCATTAGTCCATAAAAGCGATCAACAAAATATTGGCTTGTATATACAGAAATCATACGAAAAATAATATCAATAAGTTATACTAGGAATATTACGAGTATCTATCTTAAGGCTGAGAGCactgtatacatatataaagagctatatatgtatatgataAAGCATAAATTTACGACGACGTGTACATAAAAAACTTGATTTGATTCGCattttttttataataaatTGTATATAGGGCttttttttgtggcagtgCTGAGAGTTAGAGAAAAGTTTTAGCTACATTTACCAACACTATTCAACAAAGATTTCTATTacgtttgttttttttttttagatatttgttttttgatcaatgctgctgccactgcacaaatttttcatttaaaaatCATCttgaaaaataaacaaatttacTCTTTCCACACACAAAAAGGTTAGTAACAAAAGTTAGTTTTTGTTTCGTGAATTAGTTGGTTACGTAAAGAAAATGATTAGAAATCAAATGGAAATTCATTTTAGTAGTACGCTCATTCTTGTTTTTGGATTGTTTTTAGTATTACATATAGAGTATTATTTGAAAGAAACTATACGCTAATAGGAAATGTATTCTTTAtcagttttttttgttttttttttttggttttttttttttgtttttagtaTTTTAAATAAATGCTTAGCGACGACAATTTGTTGTCGCACCTTCTTTCTGATTTGTTGTACGTTTTTTATGCACCGTTGGCAGACCTGCACCCATCACCGACTGATGGGTGTGACTGTGGCcgtgggtctgggtctggttTAGACTCTGATTCTGGCTCTGAgtgtgactgtggctctgactgGATCGCAGGGCGCCCAATGAGATACTCTTTCGAGGGTAATCGCCGGCCGCGGCCTTAGACGTCGCCTCGCCGCCGCCCTTAATCCGCCGAACATTCGGCCAAACGAATTGCAGGCGGTACTCTGTGCTCAGTTTTGAGATGGTCTTTCGAAATAGGCCATTTGACTCACCCGCCTGCGAAATAGAAGAGCAGAAATCACATAACGCAAAAGGGGTGACAAAATTAAGAGGAGAgagaagagaaagagaaaagaaaGAGCATTGCATTGTCGTATTGATTGTGAGAACAAGTTATATAAATACAATATTATAATTTACGTAAAtgttatcattattatagtgACGATGATCAGACCACACATGTAACAAAGAAAAGATGGAGACGAGACCGAGTTTTCAGGCATGGAATAGAGAAACGGAGAAGCGGGGAGAACAAGAacgagaaagagaaagagaagaaATACACACAATACAAGTATAAATTGTAAATTTTGAATATCTATCACTAATTGATGGTTTAGTATTCGGTTTAAAATTATTGATTAAGTCTGAATATAGTAGCACACTTATACTAGATTCAAGATCTACATGCACTACACAAATCACAGACAGAACTCCTCCATAACGATACAAGTATTGAAAGTATATCAATAGAAAGTGCCTGAATGGTTGCAACAAAGAAATCGATGCAAACAACTTATGCAAATGTTGAAGAGTTCTGCAGATTAAAATTGTACATTCAGGTCGAGTACAAGGCTGACTAACTGACAGACGGACtgactgtctgtctgtctgacAACTCAATGGCACATCCACACACTGCATGAAAGTATGTACATAAAAATGTTACCCATTGCCGCAAAAGGCGAGACGAGTTACGGAATGTTCAACAACATGTTCAGCACATGGAAAATGGCCAATAAAAGGGCCCAGAGAAGTTATAGACAGGAATGGCGAAGGCAGAACGGACATTCAGACTGATAGACAGGACCAGCGACAGGACTAATAGAAATTGTTGCGCGTTGTACGCttcgcagtcgcagtcccagTCCCGGTTCAATGGTCCGAAGCGCGTCCTATCTCTGATCGGAAATAAAAGACAGTTTTTTCTCGCTTTTCCCAGGGTTCTTTATGTGGCGCCACGAAAGAAGAGGCACACCAAATGCTGGGCGTTGGCTTCTGCAGACATTTCCGATGGGAGTCCACTCCAAATGAGATTCACAAATGATGTCTGCAAACTGATTCCGACATGCTTTTCATTCAAAACTCAACCCAAAAACACATACAGACTCGTACATATATTAAAATACATAATACCGAAGTGTTACAGACAGATATTTGGGATAATGGATGGGAGTCCAATCCATTTAACAATTGTGTACCTGTTTTCTTGTGGCTCCATCGATCTCCGTTGCAGCGGGATAGGCACGTCCATTAGGCACAACGGGTGGTCCCTCCGATTTGCTGCGACGCGAAGGTGTCCCGCCCCGTCCCTCCGActgcaaataaatatacagCACACACAGGATATATGTAGTACGATGTATAGTTAATTAGTTGGTCATTaatattacgcatacgccctGTCGACGTGCGTCATCAGGTGAAACTCAATTAATTATGTATTGTCAGGGTGTGCATGATAGCAAACAGACCTTACGCTTGGGCACCGCTATCTCGAATGTCCTTGCAACATGTGCTGCTCACTGTGTGCCTCATTATTAATTAGTCCAGAGGAAAGGACCCCACCTTATATAAGATTTTTTTgtgctctgtgtgtgtgcggtgtGTGCTTTTTGTGGCACTTTTACGAGCACCACACCACGACTTAAACGAATTAACCCTAATGCCAGCCCTGGCGTAAAGGCAAGCCCCAttcatatgcaaataaatatgCTAGTATATAGAATtccaaacacaaaaaaaactaTGACCTGCAGTTAATGCTCTTTAAATGtgaataaaaatacaaatttaaaaaaataaagcctgtcaatgtttaattaaattcaaaCGTTTTCAGGCGATTTTTTAATGCTTAATTATATGCAGTGACACCACATCAAATGTCAAACGATTATACGACTACCAGATTATAGAGTATATTAAATATACTTCTTTCTATTGCTCTTTTGCATGCACTTTTTTATTTCCCTCATGGACCTCTTCAAATGTCAAAAGAGCATTAAGTTTGTGTGTGGGCCATAAAATGAAAATACCATTATGTGCTCATGTGGAGGTCCTTCTCTTTTAGAATTCAGTTCTAA
This region of Drosophila miranda strain MSH22 chromosome 2, D.miranda_PacBio2.1, whole genome shotgun sequence genomic DNA includes:
- the LOC108155825 gene encoding uncharacterized protein LOC108155825 isoform X9, translating into MIGSFWNLCRACPSMPVDKLHSEYRSTYRWHEFTGNSRPEVVRRAPAPNQNQSQFDGPTNEPSMPRRKKCPELAYKSHEFIIGSEYTDARREASAHRLARSEGRGGTPSRRSKSEGPPVVPNGRAYPAATEIDGATRKQAGESNGLFRKTISKLSTEYRLQFVWPNVRRIKGGGEATSKAAAGDYPRKSISLGALRSSQSHSHTQSQNQSLNQTQTHGHSHTHQSVMGAGLPTVHKKRTTNQKEATLHELEPLVSDTDDRKTHEKQVTIVEHKARPFSQAYDNERINHFITKKENFGFTDAAFKDVVDNKHGHGADSGQVVVMNGTDPPHSKPNLDLWFKDMVELRKKAGEYKSRGWGREIDPELYKKQKDLWDQVSRRSSLSALSLASTVHRPITKEEKDQENNKKSTPLPKTPLKPRVPGQAYLVDNKDEISALPARFSNIRHHLERTTGPDVEEGALLPSPTREKLMPAITKRESESQRGSPKKTALSRHGSPQKGSPQKGSPKKVLKSRSQSVGPGVAENESPKRQIRSASQAPPASRKKTPTSATTAAGSERKTRPYDGEDGRETAISISSCSPQPPVVPEVPEEPLVKSPPEPTRVKSPEQIIMRSPDPVNWTVPLDTGKTFTVTQNVKDGENYSRPQSEIKASTPVEKPPPPPQSAPPQLTEQAKMDGKPLSTLQ
- the LOC108155825 gene encoding uncharacterized protein LOC108155825 isoform X7; its protein translation is MIGSFWNLCRACPSMPVDKQLHSEYRSTYRWHEFTGNSRPEVVRRAPAPNQNQSQFDGPTNEPSMPRRKKCPELAYKSHEFIIGSEYTDARREASAHRLARSEGRGGTPSRRSKSEGPPVVPNGRAYPAATEIDGATRKQAGESNGLFRKTISKLSTEYRLQFVWPNVRRIKGGGEATSKAAAGDYPRKSISLGALRSSQSHSHTQSQNQSLNQTQTHGHSHTHQSVMGAGLPTVHKKRTTNQKEATLHELEPLVSDTDDRKTHEKQVTIVEHKARPFSQAYDNERINHFITKKENFGFTDAAFKDVVDNKHGHGADSGQVVVMNGTDPPHSKPNLDLWFKDMVELRKKAGEYKSRGWGREIDPELYKKQKDLWDQVSRRSSLSALSLASTVHRPITKEEKDQENNKKSTPLPKTPLKPRVPGQAYLVDNKDEISALPARFSNIRHHLERTTGPDVEEGALLPSPTREKLMPAITKRESESQRGSPKKTALSRHGSPQKGSPQKGSPKKVLKSRSQSVGPGVAENESPKRQIRSASQAPPASRKKTPTSATTAAGSERKTRPYDGEDGRETAISISSCSPQPPVVPEVPEEPLVKSPPEPTRVKSPEQIIMRSPDPVNWTVPLDTGKTFTVTQNVKDGENYSRPQSEIKASTPVEKPPPPPQSAPPQLTEQAKMDAWKSSSPTTSGGAVYGKTLTPHAAPGGAVRQQQQPVDQPQDQVLSSSSSTGTGSTARTTAAEVLEKARDRFDRFWGTSASKEESV
- the LOC108155825 gene encoding RNA polymerase II degradation factor 1 isoform X4; translation: MIGSFWNLCRACPSMPVDKLHSEYRSTYRWHEFTGNSRPEVVRRAPAPNQNQSQFDGPTNEPSMPRRKKCPELAYKSHEFIIGSEYTDARREASAHRLARSEGRGGTPSRRSKSEGPPVVPNGRAYPAATEIDGATRKQAGESNGLFRKTISKLSTEYRLQFVWPNVRRIKGGGEATSKAAAGDYPRKSISLGALRSSQSHSHTQSQNQSLNQTQTHGHSHTHQSVMGAGLPTVHKKRTTNQKEATLHELEPLVSDTDDRKTHEKQVTIVEHKARPFSQAYDNERINHFITKKENFGFTDAAFKDVVDNKHGHGADSGQVVVMNGTDPPHSKPNLDLWFKDMVELRKKAGEYKSRGWGREIDPELYKKQKDLWDQVSRRSSLSALSLASTVHRPITKEEKDQENNKKSTPLPKTPLKPRVPGQAYLVDNKDEISALPARFSNIRHHLERTTGPDVEEGALLPSPTREKLMPAITKRESESQRGSPKKTALSRHGSPQKGSPQKGSPKKVLKSRSQSVGPGVAENESPKRQIRSASQAPPASRKKTPTSATTAAGSERKTRPSTLSTTFQSRIKSSSLPPPNGRVASAPPATATATAIRAASATKSTLNANQPHANQSQTSQAKTTHGPGRSNKILKSSAASATSGQQQQPQQKQQQQQQQQQQMRKTDKDRSNISCIGFGSTVGAGSGSQTNSVKNQQNKQKQQQLQQQQQQQQQQQQQQKTAAPSDKTQAATSTAATGTATVREGTSQPVVQSTAQSATSSSQNPIRPATINIKRLTVPGQDRKLAENDGEDGRETAISISSCSPQPPVVPEVPEEPLVKSPPEPTRVKSPEQIIMRSPDPVNWTVPLDTGKTFTVTQNVKDGENYSRPQSEIKASTPVEKPPPPPQSAPPQLTEQAKMDGKPLSTLQ
- the LOC108155825 gene encoding uncharacterized protein LOC108155825 isoform X10 gives rise to the protein MIGSFWNLCRACPSMPVDKLHSEYRSTYRWHEFTGNSRPEVVRRAPAPNQNQSQFDGPTNEPSMPRRKKCPELAYKSHEFIIGSEYTDARREASAHRLARSEGRGGTPSRRSKSEGPPVVPNGRAYPAATEIDGATRKQAGESNGLFRKTISKLSTEYRLQFVWPNVRRIKGGGEATSKAAAGDYPRKSISLGALRSSQSHSHTQSQNQSLNQTQTHGHSHTHQSVMGAGLPTVHKKRTTNQKEATLHELEPLVSDTDDRKTHEKQVTIVEHKARPFSQAYDNERINHFITKKENFGFTDAAFKDVVDNKHGHGADSGQVVVMNGTDPPHSKPNLDLWFKDMVELRKKAGEYKSRGWGREIDPELYKKQKDLWDQVSRRSSLSALSLASTVHRPITKEEKDQENNKKSTPLPKTPLKPRVPGQAYLVDNKDEISALPARFSNIRHHLERTTGPDVEEGALLPSPTREKLMPAITKRESESQRGSPKKTALSRHGSPQKGSPQKGSPKKVLKYDGEDGRETAISISSCSPQPPVVPEVPEEPLVKSPPEPTRVKSPEQIIMRSPDPVNWTVPLDTGKTFTVTQNVKDGENYSRPQSEIKASTPVEKPPPPPQSAPPQLTEQAKMDGKPLSTLQ
- the LOC108155825 gene encoding uncharacterized protein LOC108155825 isoform X8; protein product: MIGSFWNLCRACPSMPVDKQLHSEYRSTYRWHEFTGNSRPEVVRRAPAPNQNQSQFDGPTNEPSMPRRKKCPELAYKSHEFIIGSEYTDARREASAHRLARSEGRGGTPSRRSKSEGPPVVPNGRAYPAATEIDGATRKQAGESNGLFRKTISKLSTEYRLQFVWPNVRRIKGGGEATSKAAAGDYPRKSISLGALRSSQSHSHTQSQNQSLNQTQTHGHSHTHQSVMGAGLPTVHKKRTTNQKEATLHELEPLVSDTDDRKTHEKQVTIVEHKARPFSQAYDNERINHFITKKENFGFTDAAFKDVVDNKHGHGADSGQVVVMNGTDPPHSKPNLDLWFKDMVELRKKAGEYKSRGWGREIDPELYKKQKDLWDQVSRRSSLSALSLASTVHRPITKEEKDQENNKKSTPLPKTPLKPRVPGQAYLVDNKDEISALPARFSNIRHHLERTTGPDVEEGALLPSPTREKLMPAITKRESESQRGSPKKTALSRHGSPQKGSPQKGSPKKVLKYDGEDGRETAISISSCSPQPPVVPEVPEEPLVKSPPEPTRVKSPEQIIMRSPDPVNWTVPLDTGKTFTVTQNVKDGENYSRPQSEIKASTPVEKPPPPPQSAPPQLTEQAKMDAWKSSSPTTSGGAVYGKTLTPHAAPGGAVRQQQQPVDQPQDQVLSSSSSTGTGSTARTTAAEVLEKARDRFDRFWGTSASKEESV